atgtaaatataaacggaatacaatgatttacaaatcctttttaacccatattcagttgaatgcactgcaaagacaacatagttattgttcaaactcataaactttcttttttttgcaaataataattaactttgaatttcatggctgcaacacgtgccaaagtagttgggaaagggcatgttcaccactgtgttacatcaccttttcttttaacaacaataaacgttttgggagctgaggaaattaattgttgaagctttgaaagtgaaattctttcccattctttttttatatagtgctccggtcgttcaacagtccggggtgtccgctgtcgtattttacgcttcataatgcaccacacattttcaatgggagacagatttGGACTGCAGGCAAACCAGTGTaataccagcactcttttactacgaagccacactgttgtaacacgtagcttggcattttcttgctgaaataagcaggggcgtccatgataacgttgcttgacagcaacatatgttgctccaaaacgtgtatgtacctttcagcattaatggtgccttcacagatgtgtaagttacccatgccttggccactagaacacccccataccatcacacatgctggcttttattctttgcgcctagaacaatccggggggttcttttcctcttttatccggaggacacaacgtccacagtttccccaaaagaattgaaatgtgaactcgtcagaccacagaacacttttccactttgtatcagtccatcttagatgagctcaggcccagcgaagctggcggcgtttctgggtgtcattgataaatggctttcgctttgcatagtagagcttcaacttgcacttacagatgtagcgacgaactgtatttagtgacagtggttttctgaagtgttcctgagcccatgtggtgatatcctttagaaattgatgtcagtttttgatacagtgccgtctgagggatcaaaggtcacggtcattcaatgttggtgtccggccatgccgcttatgtggagtgatttctccagtttatctgaaccttttgatgatattgtggaccgtagatgtttaaatctctgaatttcttgcaattgcactttgagaaaacgttgttcttaaacggtttgactatttgctcacgcagttgtggacaaagaggtttacctctccccatcctttcttgtgaaagactgagcattttttgggaagccgtttttatacccaatcatggcacccacctgttcccaattagcctgcacacctgtgggatgttccaaataagtacaactttatcagtatttattgccacctttccaacttctttgtcaagtgttgttggcatcaagttctaaagttaatgattatttgcaaaaaaaaaatgttaatcagtttgaacatcaaatatgttgtctttgtagcatattcaattgaatgtgggttgaaaatgatttgcaaatcattgtattccatttatatttacatctaacacaattgcccaactcatatggaaacggggtttgtatttgacaTTAAAGATGTAATAGCGTTGTGGAAGACTCTTGCTTCTGGGTTTTTCGgatcaccaagcaccgacatgacaggctcttccaggttcacaacaatgtttattttcaataaattgtgtatgttgtgcttttcagcaattgtctttcgtGTCTGTCAATCTCGCTCTTGCTCTCTCTcgtgctccaactccaactctcTTCTCCTCCCCGGccgctgccttttaacagagcgacaggtgattagataattgcacctgtcgctgatctcgaagctggTCCTGGCACAACCCGTTTGGATGCAGGTCCGCAGgctacgcccccctccacaaacgtataaaataacaaaatgaaaaataacGTCTCAGTTACGTTGCTGAGTAACTAGTTGCTCTTACAATGAGGTAACTGGGTTGATAACGCAATTACTTTTTGGGAGAAGGAATTTGTAACTAAAACTAACTACTTTTTTAAGGTAAAATGACCAACGCTGACAAcggctctaaaaaaaaaaaacctctaacaTACACTAAAATGCATGTATTAAATTTGTTTATAAATTATAAGGCCCGGGCAATCGACTCCTATCTCACTGTCATTTCTGTGTAAATGCCAGTGTGCACGCCCTCTCTTGACATGCTAAATAAAGACGCAAAAAAGCTCTCGCCGAACAATTTCAGCCTTAAAATATCACACTGCGTGTGCTAAATAGTTGCATTTGCGTTTTCTCCTCGCAGTATAAAcagactaaagcaggggtcgggaacctttttggctgagagagccatacaagccaaatatttttaaagtatttccgtgagatgcgtgcattttttaaaaagaccaacatttttagggtataataagtcccttattcttttggggcggcatagctcggttggtagagtggccgtgccagcaacttgagggttgcaggttcgattcccgcttgtgccatcctagttactgccgttgtgtccttgggcaagacactttacccacctgctcccagtgccacccacactggtttaaatgtaacttagatattgggtgtcactatgtaaagcgctttgagtcacttgagaaaagcgctatataaatataattcacaattcacttcactaataaaatgtttattctgaggctaaccaataataaataaaatacttcttaccattaatgcgacttcttgaacaggtgcggtagaaaccgaatggatggatgaaaatgcatgagaatgttttatattttgaacgttatttttaacaccgtgattaccagcggaattattcattacttatcgtgttaagcaatctcAGCAAagctttatctgagagccagatgcagtcatcaaaagagccacatctggctctacagccataggttccctacccctgtactaaagGGTCGTAATAATATGAGGTAAAAAGGTGGTATTTTTTAATGAGAAAATGTCGCAATTGTATCCTGAGATGAGGCTGAGATTATGCTTCTCAAAGAGGTTACTATAAATCAACAATGCCACAGTTTTACGAaggaaaatatagaaaaaaaaatagtcattACCAGACTAAAGTCATCATGCcacaggagaaaaaaaagaaaactttaaccttaaccTTAATATATACGAAGACTTTTGAGAATATTGTCAAGTTATACAATACGCGTTGTAACATTACGATGTTTTTCTCCCtctgaaaaaaatcacaaattggaaaaaaatatacagaAAAAAGAAAGTGTCATTCAGGCCGCTTCTGTGTCGTCATCCTGCTCCTGTCCTCCAGTTTTGTTAATATTAGCTATATTTTTTTGGTTAATCAATAGGATCCTCTTTTCTTTTACATCGTCATTGCTTCCCTTTGTCTTTTTACTATTTCTTTAATTGTTGCGTGTTGTATCACCGCATGGGCCAGATAACTCGTGTGGGATTTAAAACCTGGACCACTTAGAGCAAGTAGACTGTGCTGCATTCATTTACCTAAGAACTGTAGCGCTTGGCAATACCAACACTTGTTGTCCCTCACTTAAATGTGTATTGATTAGTATAAATAGATATTTCAGAATGTGTACCGGACCAAAGGTACCGTACTGAAAAATATATGTACCCTTAAGCCCTTACTAAACATGCAATCATATCAAGGTGCAGGACacttttcttatttatttatttattttttaatacagttAATTCAGATGtaccttaccaccaccaggtgtgaatgtagagtgaatgaatgatgggttctcgctcctctgtgagcgctttgagtatttaatagatctaatatccatccatccattttctaccgcatgtccctatCGGGgtggcggtgggtgctggagcttatctcaattgcattcgggcgaaaggggggctacaccctggacaagtcgccacctcatcacagggtcaacataggtagacagacaacattcacactcacattcacatacattTGAGCCTAtgtagtgttgcaaatcaacctatctatatacatctatccatccatccattttctaccgcttattccgtttggggtcgcggggagcgctggtgcctatctcagcttcaatcgggctgaagggggcgtacaccctgcacaaatcaccatctcatcgcagggcgaaaacagatagacaacattcacactcacattcacacactaaggccaaattagtgttgcaaatcaacttatccccaggtgcatgtctttggaagtgggaagaagccggagtacccggagggaacccacgcattcacggggagaacatgcaaactccacacaaaaagatcccgaaccggggattgaacccgggattgaacccaggactactcaggaccttcgtaatgtgaggcagacgcactaacgcctctgccaccgtgaagcccctatatacattgttgagacgcatttttagtgccgtctcacccgggccgggagcaggaaaacaattcgaagaggcaggagttgagtcaagtagaagtattttattgaacgcagtctgcagagagcggagatcgtatagtacacttgaacagtagtaccaggaaaacccaaagcgatTTGTCTGatagtttgttgtacagcagcttatatacactgtgctagtagttatctgattggtcagtctactgactgacgtcagttgctatgtgtctcgtgtctaggaagtactcttggtttcctgttaagttggttgttgctcaagcatctgtttcctgtatgtgcagtgtttgcttggtttcctgttatTTTCGTTATTGCtcaaacatctgtttcctgtaggtgcagtgtttggcacactgagtcaatttgaggtcaggacgtttcctgttttgtttggtaCACTCTGAACTCTCAGACAACTCTGAACTCTCAGACATGAAGCTGTGTACACTCATTAATCCCCCTTTTGATCTCTAATAGAGATCACAAATCAAAACATCGTATAATATGTACTTAAAAATTCGACTAAGTACTAATACTTAGTGGCACCTTAAACTTGAGTTGTACCCGTGATGGACAGATGTATCAGGGCCCAAAGAAAGACCATGAGTACCCCAAACCAACAGAGAATAAGGAGGTCGATGGTTGTCACGATCTTCTTGGTCCCTCGACGAATCTGGTTGGTGGTTTGGCACACCACGTGTAGGAGAGGAGCGCTATTTCACCTCCTCCCACAGGGATTTTGGGTAGACTACCTCACCCTGATGCCACCAGGGGATTATTCTGCCCCTTGTTGATTGGTGGTCTTCTCCCGTTGTTGTTGTTCACGTAACTCGGTACGTGTCTCTCCCAACGTGCGTGCAGGGGCGTCCGCCGCTGCACACTGGCTCCAGTGGAACCACGTGTCTCCCTTGCCGTTCAGCCGAACAGCATGCGAGGTGCGTTCAGTCACTCGATATGGACCCGTCCACCTGGGTTCGGTCCACTTTCACTTGAGCACCTTCAGTAGGACCCACTCTGTGCTTGGTGGGGTCGCTGTGTCTTCCTTGTTTCTCTCCCCCACCTGCTTGGCATACTCTGCAACAAGGGCTTGTAAAGCATGGAAATACTGCGTGTGGGTTAATGACTGATCATCACCTTTGATTCCAATAAGCTTGGACTGGGGCCCTGGAAACCTCCTGCCTGTGGTCAGCTCAAAGGGAGTAAAGGCCGTGCTTTGGTTTATTGAGCTTCGAACAGACATGAGGGTAAGGGGTAGCGCATCTAGCCAATTCAttttggtctgtgcacagatttttgcCAATTTAGATTTGAGTGTTTGGTTCATTCTTTCAACCTTTCCTTGGGATTGTGGGTGGTAGACCGAACCAAACTTGTGTTTCAACCCCAGGATTTCTTCAACCTTTTGCAGATCATGGTTTTTGAAATGTGTACCATTATCTGATCGGATTTTCTCAGGAAAACCATGTCTGGGGATATACTGGTTTACCAAAaacttcaccactgtcttactgtCTTCCCTTTTTGTAGGGAGTACCTCTGGCCAACCTGAATACGCATCCACACATACCAACATATACCTGTACCCTTTTACTGAATTCACCATATCTGTGTAATCTATGATGATTTATTTCCCTGTTTTCGTCTCGAGAGGGAAACGTCCAGGATGCGGTCTGACTGTTGGTCGTGCATTATACATGGTGCATTCAGGGCAAGTATGTACATGATATTTACACATATCTTTCAAAAATGGGTGCCACCAATTTCGAGGTTTCTCTGCATCTGTGCAGCCCCGACATGTCCCACTCCGTGCGCCTCAGTTAGTGCTATGTTTTTTATTCCAGGTGGTTGCACAATCCGTCAAAACATCCTTTAATACCTGATTAAATAGGCCAGGGGATAGAGCAAATCCCTGAGGAAGACGAGAATAGGTCAGTTGGACCCCTCGGTAGGTGAAGGCAAAAATGTTTCTACATTCTTCGGCTAGTGGTAGGCAGAAAAATGCATTAGCGAGGTCGATACAGGTGAACCATTGGTGGCGAGGATCAAGATTAGTCAACGCAACGTAAGGGTTGGGAACTGGGATGGTTTGCGTGCATAACGCAGAGTTAATGGCCCTAAGATCATGAACCATGCGATATTTACCAGTGCCCTTCTTTTCAATGAGCCATATGGGAGTGTTCCATTCCGAGGATGTTTCTACCAACACCCCCTTTTCAAATAGACCTTCAATGGTATCTGCAATGCCGATTTCGGCGTCTTTTTTACTTGGGTATTGGGGAACCCACACTGGGTTGTTATTTTTCAGCTTGAAAGTAACTGGGGGGCAGTCGACTAGGCCAACATCCGTGGGCCCAGTGGACCATAGTGAGTCAGGCAGTGAATCTAACAACAATGCTGCTTCGGGGTGATCTGTTTTCTCTCGACCATGGTGGCGGGAGATTTGAGCGTGTTCAAGGAGAGCGTGGTCAGTGCAAGAAACCTGTATTTTGTAGATTTGAGTTGCGGGTGAATACCACAACAAAGAGCCAACCCTCTGCCAATCAGTTTGCAGTTGTGCTGTTTTAACTATAGAACCCAGCTCTTTGGCTTGGTGCTCTGGATGTAAGGCTAAAGACACATGAGGGGAAGCCTCGTCACTCATCATGTACCACTGTAGTTGTTCTGGGGTGAGAGAAACTTCTGCCGCTACACCTATGGGAGCCACATAAATGTTATTAGTGGAAAGAGCACAATTAGTTCCCTCTATGTCCCTGCTAAACTGTTCCTCATACCACTGTGTATCCTCTCTATCATAAAACAATGTCATATGAGGAGGGTCAGGAGGGGCCACATAGGGGTGTATTTGGGAGATCCAGGGTTTCCAAGTCAGGTAAGCCGACAGGATTCCACCTTTATCACTAGTTTCACTGTGTAGGAGACCCCAGTAGATGTCAGTCGATCTGTCTGCAACTGGCTGAATCATGTATTGGCTTGAATGTGAAGACTCAATACTGGCGCAGGGTAGAGATGTTCCATCAGGGAATGAGACTGTTAGTCCGTCAGGCGAGCAGAGAATAGTAGCCCCAATCGAGTCAGGAGGTCTCTCCCCAGCAGGTTGGAAGGTACCTCAGGGGAGTAGATGAAAGGATGCAACACAGTCTGATTGCCAAGCCTTTTTGTGAGAGGCTTGGTGTAAGGCAGCGTAGTAGGAACCCCAGAGAAACCCATGACTGTTATGACGTCTGATGTAAGCAGCTTCTTTTCCACAGTCTTGATAGTGGAGACGGTAGCGCTGGTATCCACTAAGAAAGGCAGCAAGTCCTGATTTACTGTCACTGACAGCACCGGTTCTGCCGTAAGGTGCTGTTCAGGGCTTGTCTGTGGGGCGTGTCACTCAGTGTCTTGCCACAAGGGGAACTGTGGTGCGGGTCCTCTCCCTTGAGACTGAGGAGGGTGTGTTCCTCCCCGGTTCTGAACTCCTCCTCTCTGTGGAAACCCTCTTTGTGACTGAGCAGGGTTATATGGGCACTCCCTCACCCAATGGAAGGAGTCCCCACATAGGAAACAGCCTTGGTTTCCTCCTTGAGGCCTTCCCCCGGAAAACCCTCTCCTTCCTCCACCCCGTGGGCCTCCCCTTCCCCTATTTTGTCCTCCCCCTCTTCTGAAATGTGGCGTCCCAGACTCCTGAACGTTATCGCCGTCCCACTGCTGTACAGTTTGAGACATAACCTTGACCTGATCTTTCTTGCCCTTCTTTTTGTCGTTTAAGTCATCTTTAGCTTTGGCTAGTTGTAATTTCAGTAATTGTGCCTGCAAATCTGCTTTGTCTTTCTCATCTTGTTGTGTTTTGTCTTGAGCCGTGGTAAGGTGATGAACGAGATGCTTCTCCCATGTACAAAGTTGACATCCTAACATGTCAGGGTTACTTTTCATGGCTGTTTGCACTGACTCAGGCACTCCACTCAGAACTGCTTGTTGGAACCACTCGGCCTGTGACCCAGTGTTACCGGGGCACTGGCCGGTTTGATTGGTCCAGGCCTCTTTGGCTTCACATAAAAACTGCCTGGGGTTTTGTTTGGGGTCCCATCTAATTTTAGGCATAACGGCTGAATTAGGCAGTGGGAAATGACTATGCATTGCAGCACCAAGAGCAGTGCAGAGTTGGGTTATTCTGACCTCATCGGACAGTGTT
The window above is part of the Nerophis ophidion isolate RoL-2023_Sa linkage group LG04, RoL_Noph_v1.0, whole genome shotgun sequence genome. Proteins encoded here:
- the LOC133551449 gene encoding uncharacterized protein LOC133551449, translated to MIQPVADRSTDIYWGLLHSETSDKGGILSAYLTWKPWISQIHPYVAPPDPPHMTLFYDREDTQWYEEQFSRDIEGTNCALSTNNIYVAPIGVAAEVSLTPEQLQWYMMSDEASPHVSLALHPEHQAKELGSIVKTAQLQTDWQRVGSLLWYSPATQIYKIQVSCTDHALLEHAQISRHHGREKTDHPEAALLLDSLPDSLWSTGPTDVGLVDCPPVTFKLKNNNPVWVPQYPSKKDAEIGIADTIEGLFEKGVLVETSSEWNTPIWLIEKKGTGKYRMVHDLRAINSALCTQTIPVPNPYVALTNLDPRHQWFTCIDLANAFFCLPLAEECRNIFAFTYRGVQLTYSRLPQGFALSPGLFNQVLKDVLTDCATTWNKKHSTN